Proteins found in one Aquibium microcysteis genomic segment:
- a CDS encoding AraC family transcriptional regulator: MQQERTGFRPTTGLQSYDTAIWYADRPRNLWTVPERNGVSAVRKVNDNLTEIEGPDTFHDILLFATDVAPDVRFHTFRLSGSDRRQAPGPRQVMLLPEGISTNVQAQGRYELLQLHFRRARLRELVEDAGGGAFSMDQVDWSNDPALAALAEQLCREQAEPGLANRSLVDALLIEIGVGLVRRHSNLSRSPKYGAAVLSEERYRRVADFIEAELATDLSIDDMASVACLSPFHFTRAFRTRVGETPHRWLMRRRATRARDMLLGGTLPIAQVATACGFSSQSHMNDVFRRLDFPTPGSLRSSRGGTADSTPGDARAVAPPRPMGAGQERRKHEDQSRRAEEGRASPGEE; this comes from the coding sequence GTGCAGCAGGAGCGAACGGGTTTTCGGCCGACGACCGGCCTGCAGAGCTACGACACCGCCATCTGGTATGCCGACCGACCGAGGAACCTCTGGACGGTTCCCGAGCGCAACGGCGTCTCGGCCGTCCGCAAGGTCAACGACAACCTCACCGAGATCGAGGGACCCGACACCTTCCACGACATCCTGCTCTTTGCGACCGACGTGGCGCCGGACGTGCGCTTCCACACGTTCAGGCTGAGCGGCAGCGACCGACGCCAGGCGCCAGGGCCCCGCCAGGTGATGCTGCTGCCCGAAGGCATCTCCACCAACGTGCAGGCGCAGGGACGCTACGAACTGCTGCAGCTGCACTTCCGCCGCGCCCGTCTGCGCGAACTCGTGGAGGACGCCGGTGGCGGTGCCTTCTCGATGGACCAGGTCGACTGGTCGAACGATCCGGCGCTGGCGGCGCTTGCCGAGCAGCTCTGCCGCGAGCAGGCCGAGCCCGGCCTCGCCAACCGCAGCCTGGTCGATGCGCTGCTGATCGAGATCGGCGTCGGCCTGGTGCGGCGCCACTCGAACCTGTCGCGGTCGCCGAAATACGGCGCCGCCGTGCTGTCGGAAGAGCGCTATCGCCGTGTCGCCGACTTTATCGAAGCGGAGCTGGCTACCGACCTGTCGATCGACGACATGGCCAGCGTCGCCTGCCTGTCGCCCTTCCACTTCACCCGTGCCTTCCGCACCCGCGTCGGCGAGACGCCGCATCGCTGGCTGATGCGTCGTCGCGCGACGCGGGCGCGCGACATGCTTCTGGGCGGCACCCTGCCCATCGCGCAGGTGGCGACCGCCTGCGGCTTCTCCTCCCAGAGCCACATGAACGACGTGTTCCGGCGGCTCGATTTCCCCACGCCGGGCAGCCTGCGCAGCAGCCGCGGCGGCACGGCGGACTCGACGCCCGGCGACGCCAGAGCGGTCGCGCCTCCGCGTCCGATGGGAGCCGGGCAAGAGCGCAGGAAGCACGAAGATCAGAGCAGGAGAGCGGAAGAAGGCCGGGCGTCTCCCGGCGAAGAATGA
- a CDS encoding M24 family metallopeptidase, whose amino-acid sequence MTGTPSGSTFGRHRKIMPFDSGDGAPSETALRQASREKAASLNSHVLGYGALAEAEWAAAGIAAPDLPAMRRYRLDRIRAELKRRDLAGVLLYDPVNIRYATDSTNMQLWVAHNPTRHCFVATEGPVVLFDYFSCEHLSDHSGVVDEVRPAVSWMYLYSGDLTDRKVERWAAGIAELVRAHGGGNARLAVDHLNPEGAAALVRLGLSIHNGEAVMENARLIKSVDEILAMRRAIVACEAAMGEMQAALRPGLSENELWAELHRGNVVRGGEWIETRLLSSGPRTNPWFQECSSRPIEAGDLVAFDTDLIGPYGFCADLSRTWLCGDQRPSNEQRDLYRIAADQILANTDLMRSGVTFRDLVDRSSVPPADCFATRYGVLYHGVGLADEYPTLPHAADWTDDTPDGVLEPGTVLCVESYIGRLGGHEGVKIEEQILITATGNEKLSSYPLDERLLGA is encoded by the coding sequence ATGACCGGAACGCCTTCTGGATCGACGTTCGGACGCCACCGCAAGATCATGCCTTTCGATTCCGGCGACGGCGCCCCCTCCGAAACCGCGCTGCGCCAGGCGTCGCGCGAGAAGGCCGCCTCCCTCAACAGCCACGTCCTCGGCTACGGCGCCCTGGCCGAGGCGGAGTGGGCGGCGGCGGGCATCGCCGCGCCCGACCTCCCCGCCATGCGGCGCTACCGGCTCGACCGCATCCGCGCCGAACTGAAGCGGCGCGATCTCGCGGGCGTGCTGCTCTACGACCCCGTCAACATCCGCTACGCCACCGATTCCACCAACATGCAGCTCTGGGTCGCGCACAACCCGACGCGGCACTGCTTCGTGGCGACCGAGGGGCCGGTCGTGCTGTTCGACTATTTCTCCTGCGAGCACCTGTCGGATCATTCGGGCGTCGTCGACGAGGTGCGGCCGGCGGTGTCGTGGATGTATCTTTATTCCGGCGACCTGACCGACCGGAAGGTGGAGCGCTGGGCAGCGGGCATCGCCGAACTCGTCCGCGCGCACGGAGGCGGCAACGCGAGGCTGGCGGTCGACCACCTGAACCCGGAGGGCGCCGCCGCACTCGTCCGGCTCGGCCTGTCGATCCACAATGGCGAGGCGGTGATGGAGAACGCGCGGCTGATCAAGTCGGTCGACGAGATCCTTGCCATGCGCCGCGCCATCGTCGCCTGCGAGGCGGCGATGGGCGAGATGCAGGCGGCGCTGCGGCCGGGCCTTTCGGAAAACGAGTTGTGGGCGGAACTGCACCGCGGCAACGTCGTCCGCGGCGGCGAATGGATCGAGACGCGGCTGCTCTCGTCGGGGCCGCGCACCAATCCGTGGTTCCAGGAATGTTCGTCGCGGCCCATCGAGGCGGGCGACCTCGTCGCCTTCGACACGGACCTGATCGGCCCCTACGGCTTCTGCGCCGACCTGTCGCGCACCTGGCTGTGCGGCGACCAACGCCCGTCGAACGAACAGCGCGACCTCTACCGCATCGCGGCCGACCAGATTCTGGCCAACACCGACCTGATGCGGTCCGGCGTCACGTTCCGCGATCTCGTCGACCGCTCGTCCGTGCCGCCCGCCGACTGCTTCGCCACCCGCTACGGCGTGCTCTATCACGGTGTGGGCCTGGCTGACGAATACCCGACCCTTCCGCATGCCGCCGACTGGACCGACGACACGCCGGACGGCGTTCTCGAGCCGGGCACGGTGCTGTGCGTGGAGAGCTACATTGGCCGGCTGGGCGGGCACGAAGGGGTGAAGATCGAGGAACAGATCCTCATCACCGCAACCGGCAACGAGAAGCTTTCGTCCTATCCGCTCGACGAGAGGCTGCTCGGCGCCTGA
- a CDS encoding fatty acid desaturase yields MRSDERGGGLLRVEWPTILLIISCYGAWLALGLAVWPDWPILAIVGLGVVLALQSSLMHEACHGHPTRSARLNELLVGLPVGLVWPYRRFKAVHLRHHADDRLTDPFDDPESYYRALWQHDRLPRAMRMLLAINNTMLGRMLLNPWLGSIGFLIADARAIVGGDRVIGRAWLLHGLGLAVVLPVVHYGFGMPLWLYVIGPVWLGQALISVRTFAEHQWSERPDGRTIIVERSPLSILFLNNNLHLVHHKMPNVAWYRLPALFAARRDEWVRMNGGYVFPNYRTLIATYAFRAKEPVVHPVLRRTPEPGRAFRPRVRSRSVAGLGGMAPVPTEPSKD; encoded by the coding sequence ATGAGAAGCGACGAGCGAGGCGGGGGCCTCCTTCGTGTCGAATGGCCGACGATACTTCTGATCATCTCCTGCTACGGCGCGTGGCTCGCGCTCGGCCTTGCAGTCTGGCCGGACTGGCCGATACTTGCGATCGTGGGGCTCGGCGTGGTGCTGGCGCTGCAGTCGTCGCTGATGCACGAGGCCTGCCACGGCCATCCGACGCGGTCGGCGCGGCTGAACGAACTGCTCGTCGGCCTGCCGGTCGGGCTCGTCTGGCCCTATCGCCGCTTCAAGGCGGTGCATCTGCGCCACCACGCCGACGACCGCCTGACCGATCCCTTCGACGATCCGGAGAGCTACTACCGCGCGCTGTGGCAGCACGACCGGCTTCCGCGCGCCATGCGGATGCTGCTGGCGATCAACAACACCATGCTCGGCCGCATGCTGCTCAATCCCTGGCTCGGCTCGATCGGCTTCCTGATCGCGGATGCGCGGGCGATCGTGGGCGGCGACCGGGTCATCGGCCGCGCCTGGCTCCTGCACGGGCTGGGGCTCGCCGTCGTCCTGCCGGTGGTCCACTACGGCTTCGGAATGCCGCTCTGGCTCTACGTGATCGGCCCGGTCTGGCTCGGCCAGGCGCTGATCTCGGTGCGCACCTTTGCGGAGCACCAGTGGTCGGAGCGGCCGGATGGACGCACCATCATCGTGGAACGGTCGCCGCTGTCGATCCTCTTCCTCAACAACAACCTGCATCTCGTCCACCACAAGATGCCGAACGTCGCCTGGTACCGGCTGCCGGCGCTGTTTGCCGCGCGGCGTGACGAATGGGTGCGGATGAATGGCGGCTACGTCTTTCCGAACTACCGGACGCTCATCGCCACCTACGCGTTCCGCGCCAAGGAGCCGGTGGTGCACCCCGTGCTGCGCCGCACGCCCGAGCCCGGGCGCGCCTTCCGGCCCCGCGTGCGCAGCCGCTCCGTGGCGGGCCTCGGCGGCATGGCGCCGGTGCCGACCGAGCCGTCGAAGGATTGA
- the bmt gene encoding betaine--homocysteine S-methyltransferase, whose protein sequence is MTNPIDTLLAEKGVLLADGATGTNLFAMGLESGEAPELWNETAPEKIEALHRGFVEAGADIILTNSFGGTRHRLKLHHAQDRVFDLNRRAAALARGIADAAGREVIVAGSVGPTGELLQPLGAMTYDEAVDAFAEQMEGLKAGGADVAWIETMSSPDEIRAAAEAAIRVGLPYTVTASFDTAGRTMMGLAPKDIHGVAEAFAEQPVGIGANCGVGASDILSSLFDMADARPDATLIVKGNCGIPEFRGTEIHYSGTPELMADYVRLAVDGGAKIIGGCCGTSFAHLAAMRVALDGHHRGPRPTVEDVVARIGPLRNKIASESGAGTAGEARRERRRARG, encoded by the coding sequence ATGACCAATCCCATCGATACGCTCCTCGCCGAAAAGGGCGTGCTTCTCGCCGACGGCGCCACGGGGACCAATCTCTTCGCGATGGGCCTCGAATCCGGCGAGGCGCCCGAACTCTGGAACGAGACGGCACCGGAGAAGATCGAGGCGCTGCATCGCGGCTTCGTCGAGGCCGGCGCCGACATCATCCTGACGAACTCCTTCGGCGGGACGCGCCACCGGCTGAAGCTGCACCATGCGCAGGACCGCGTGTTCGACCTCAACCGCCGCGCCGCCGCGCTCGCCCGCGGTATCGCCGACGCAGCCGGGCGCGAGGTCATCGTCGCCGGCTCCGTCGGCCCCACCGGCGAACTGCTGCAGCCGCTCGGCGCCATGACCTATGACGAGGCGGTCGACGCCTTCGCCGAGCAGATGGAGGGGCTGAAGGCCGGCGGCGCCGACGTCGCCTGGATCGAGACCATGTCGTCGCCCGACGAGATCCGGGCGGCCGCCGAGGCGGCGATCCGCGTCGGCCTGCCCTACACCGTCACCGCCTCCTTCGACACCGCCGGCCGCACCATGATGGGGCTCGCCCCGAAGGACATCCACGGCGTCGCCGAAGCCTTCGCAGAGCAGCCGGTCGGCATCGGCGCCAATTGCGGCGTCGGCGCCTCCGACATCCTGTCCTCGCTGTTCGACATGGCCGACGCCCGGCCGGACGCCACGCTCATCGTCAAGGGCAATTGCGGCATCCCCGAATTCCGCGGCACCGAGATCCACTATTCCGGCACGCCGGAACTGATGGCCGATTACGTGCGGCTGGCCGTCGACGGGGGGGCGAAGATCATCGGCGGCTGTTGCGGCACCTCCTTCGCACACCTGGCCGCCATGCGTGTGGCGCTCGACGGCCACCACCGCGGGCCGCGGCCGACGGTCGAGGACGTCGTCGCCCGCATCGGGCCGCTGCGCAACAAGATCGCCAGCGAGAGCGGCGCCGGCACCGCGGGCGAAGCCCGCCGCGAGCGGCGCCGGGCGCGGGGCTGA
- a CDS encoding GcvT family protein, whose product MKSHVKAVVIGGGVVGCSVLYHLAKAGWTDIMLIERSELTSGSTWHAAGGFHTLNGDPNVAKLQAYTISLYEELEKLTGQACGLHLVGGFQMADTPERMDFLRLVHAKCRYLGMDTELVTPSEAKAMFPIMDETNFVGALWDPIEGHLDPSGTTHAYAKAAKMLGAEIVLRNPVKELNQDPDGTWNVVTVNGTVKCEHVVNAGGLWAREIGRMVGVELPVLAMEHMYLLTEDMPEVMEYNQATGRELCHVIDFKGEIYTRQERQGMLLGTYEKACKPWSPVNTPWDFGHELLQPDIDRIAPSLEVGFRHFPAIERAGIKQIINGPFTFAPDGNPLVGPVQGLTNFWSACAVMAGFSQGGGVGLALSNWMVNGDPGFDVWGMDVARFGEWAGLRYTNAKVRENYSRRFSIRFPNEELPAARPAQTTPLYDTMLAQNAVMGDSWGLETPLWFAPEGTEPKDIVSFHRSNDFEHVGAEVRATRERVGVTEIANFAKYEVTGAGAEAFLNRLMTNRMPKAGRIVLTPMLNENGKLIGDFTIANTGGDRFMIWGSSAAQKYHMRWFEQHLPKDGSVRIHRFDQTLVGLSIAGPKSQALLAKLVDVDVSSAAFRFMDFREMAVGGAPCMVNRITYTGDLGYEIWMAPAYQRLVYAAIKAAGAEFGIVDFGMRALLSMRLEKNFPTWYRELRPIYGPFEGGMERFVKLEKNDFIGREAAAKEKAEGPKLRRVSLVVDAVDADVMGDEPIWAKVGDTDHGTVAAPEGHGPKRYGKDGQVATGSEADYGAASIRGIRDGDWRVVGWVTSGGYAHSVQKSMAQGYVPAALATDESEGLFEIEILGRRCAARINVEPLFDPTGEKMRG is encoded by the coding sequence ATGAAATCCCACGTCAAGGCAGTCGTCATCGGTGGCGGCGTCGTCGGATGCTCCGTCCTCTATCACCTCGCCAAGGCCGGGTGGACCGACATCATGCTGATCGAGCGCTCGGAGCTGACCTCCGGTTCGACCTGGCATGCGGCGGGTGGCTTCCACACGCTCAACGGCGATCCCAACGTCGCCAAGCTGCAGGCCTACACGATCTCGCTCTACGAGGAACTGGAGAAGCTGACCGGGCAGGCCTGCGGGCTGCATCTCGTCGGCGGCTTCCAGATGGCCGACACGCCCGAGCGCATGGACTTCCTGCGCCTCGTGCACGCCAAGTGCCGCTATCTCGGCATGGACACCGAGCTCGTCACGCCGTCGGAGGCCAAGGCGATGTTCCCGATCATGGACGAGACCAATTTCGTCGGCGCGCTGTGGGACCCGATCGAGGGCCATCTCGACCCGTCCGGCACCACGCATGCCTATGCCAAGGCGGCGAAGATGCTGGGGGCGGAGATCGTGCTGCGCAACCCGGTCAAGGAGCTGAACCAGGATCCGGACGGGACCTGGAACGTCGTCACCGTCAACGGCACGGTGAAGTGCGAGCATGTCGTCAATGCCGGCGGGCTGTGGGCGCGCGAGATCGGCCGCATGGTCGGCGTCGAACTGCCGGTTCTGGCCATGGAGCACATGTATCTGCTGACCGAGGACATGCCCGAGGTCATGGAATACAACCAGGCGACCGGCCGCGAACTCTGCCACGTCATCGACTTCAAGGGCGAGATCTATACGCGCCAGGAGCGGCAGGGCATGCTGCTCGGCACCTACGAGAAGGCCTGCAAGCCATGGTCGCCGGTCAACACGCCGTGGGATTTCGGCCACGAACTCTTACAGCCCGACATCGACCGCATCGCGCCGTCGCTGGAGGTGGGCTTCCGCCACTTCCCGGCGATCGAAAGGGCGGGCATCAAGCAGATCATCAACGGCCCCTTCACCTTCGCCCCCGACGGCAATCCGCTGGTCGGGCCGGTGCAGGGCCTGACCAATTTCTGGTCGGCCTGCGCGGTCATGGCCGGGTTCAGCCAGGGCGGCGGCGTCGGACTCGCGCTGTCGAACTGGATGGTCAACGGCGATCCGGGCTTCGACGTCTGGGGCATGGACGTCGCCCGCTTCGGCGAGTGGGCCGGCCTGCGCTACACCAACGCCAAGGTGCGCGAAAACTACTCGCGGCGCTTCTCGATCCGCTTCCCCAACGAGGAACTGCCGGCCGCACGGCCCGCGCAGACGACGCCGCTCTACGACACGATGCTGGCGCAGAACGCCGTCATGGGCGATTCCTGGGGGCTCGAGACACCGCTCTGGTTCGCGCCGGAAGGCACCGAGCCGAAGGACATCGTCTCCTTCCACCGCTCCAATGATTTCGAGCATGTCGGGGCGGAAGTTCGCGCGACGCGCGAACGCGTCGGCGTCACGGAGATCGCCAACTTCGCCAAGTACGAGGTGACCGGCGCCGGTGCAGAGGCCTTCCTCAACCGGCTGATGACCAACCGCATGCCGAAGGCCGGCCGCATCGTGCTGACCCCCATGCTCAACGAGAACGGCAAGCTGATCGGCGATTTCACGATCGCCAATACCGGTGGGGACCGGTTCATGATCTGGGGCTCGTCGGCGGCGCAGAAGTACCACATGCGCTGGTTCGAACAGCATCTGCCGAAGGACGGCTCCGTCCGCATCCACCGCTTCGACCAGACGCTGGTCGGGCTGTCGATCGCCGGGCCGAAGAGCCAGGCGCTGCTCGCCAAGCTGGTCGACGTCGACGTGTCGAGTGCCGCCTTCCGCTTCATGGATTTCCGCGAGATGGCGGTCGGCGGCGCCCCCTGCATGGTCAACCGCATCACCTATACCGGCGATCTGGGCTACGAGATCTGGATGGCTCCGGCCTACCAGCGGCTCGTCTATGCGGCGATCAAGGCGGCGGGTGCCGAGTTCGGCATCGTCGATTTCGGCATGCGCGCCCTGCTCTCGATGCGGCTCGAAAAGAACTTCCCCACCTGGTACCGCGAGCTTCGCCCCATCTACGGCCCCTTCGAAGGCGGCATGGAGCGTTTCGTGAAGCTGGAGAAGAACGACTTCATCGGCCGGGAGGCCGCCGCGAAGGAGAAGGCCGAGGGGCCGAAGCTGCGCCGCGTGTCGCTGGTGGTCGATGCCGTCGACGCCGACGTCATGGGCGACGAGCCGATCTGGGCCAAGGTCGGCGACACCGACCACGGCACGGTCGCCGCGCCCGAGGGCCACGGGCCGAAGCGCTACGGCAAGGACGGCCAGGTCGCCACCGGCTCCGAGGCCGACTATGGCGCGGCCTCGATCCGCGGCATCCGCGACGGCGACTGGCGCGTGGTCGGCTGGGTGACGTCGGGCGGCTATGCCCACTCCGTCCAGAAGTCGATGGCGCAGGGCTACGTACCGGCGGCACTCGCGACCGACGAGAGCGAGGGCCTGTTCGAGATCGAGATCCTCGGCCGCCGCTGCGCCGCACGGATCAACGTCGAGCCGCTGTTCGATCCGACGGGCGAGAAGATGCGGGGATGA
- a CDS encoding NYN domain-containing protein, with protein MASPDRSPRLAVLIDADNASAKIAGGLFEEIAKIGEASVRRIYGDFSSSRSKAWIDVLAKHAIVPHQQFAYTTGKNASDITLVIDAMDLLHTGRFDGFCLVSSDSDFTRLASRIREQGIDVFGFGEQKTPESFRQACRRFIYTENLLPGAAADSTETSDERPSGTLQPPADAVPLIRRVLAEMESADGWAYLGAVGTQLVNRYPDFDPRSYGFRKLSDLVRKTAAFDVEQGEDRMVRIRLKKKSAAEEETVAVKEKSGGGRRRGKGTDKKAAAK; from the coding sequence ATGGCTTCCCCAGACCGCTCCCCTCGCCTCGCCGTCCTGATCGACGCCGACAACGCCTCCGCCAAGATCGCCGGCGGTCTGTTCGAGGAAATCGCCAAGATCGGCGAGGCCAGCGTGCGGCGCATCTATGGCGATTTCTCCAGCAGCCGCTCCAAGGCCTGGATCGACGTGCTGGCCAAGCACGCCATCGTGCCGCACCAGCAGTTCGCCTATACGACGGGCAAGAATGCCTCCGACATCACGCTCGTCATCGACGCGATGGACCTCCTCCACACCGGCCGCTTCGACGGCTTCTGCCTCGTTTCGTCCGACAGCGACTTCACGCGGCTCGCCTCGCGCATCCGCGAGCAGGGCATCGACGTGTTCGGCTTCGGCGAACAGAAGACGCCGGAGAGCTTCCGCCAGGCCTGCCGCCGCTTCATCTACACCGAGAACCTCCTGCCCGGCGCGGCCGCCGACAGCACCGAGACCAGCGACGAGCGTCCGTCCGGCACGCTGCAGCCGCCGGCCGACGCCGTGCCGCTCATCCGCCGCGTGCTGGCCGAGATGGAAAGCGCCGACGGCTGGGCCTATCTCGGCGCCGTCGGCACGCAGCTGGTCAACCGCTACCCCGATTTCGATCCGCGCTCCTACGGCTTCCGCAAGCTGTCGGACCTCGTGCGCAAGACCGCGGCCTTCGACGTCGAGCAGGGCGAGGATCGCATGGTCCGCATCCGCCTGAAGAAGAAGTCGGCGGCGGAGGAGGAGACCGTCGCCGTGAAGGAGAAGTCCGGCGGCGGCCGCAGGCGCGGCAAGGGCACGGACAAGAAGGCCGCCGCGAAATAG
- a CDS encoding phosphate/phosphite/phosphonate ABC transporter substrate-binding protein — protein MSVFIAALPMYDWPEARAEVDALWASMRDRLRAEGIEAPEALCRRNGDLPAVPGGIRDASGAVVAPDPATLPPDEFDLPTLWRHPDLLLAQTCWGPMNETGLGALVQVVAQPDYSDVPGGDGAFYSSAIVMRAGDPGVPDGDVTPPPDGAARLPLAAMRGRRLAFNEKHSMSGWVALSADLRAAGADVAVFPGLVATGGHRASMQAVAQGRADLCAVDCRSLALARRFEPDVAHLRVAGWTAKRLGLPYVVARRLAHLAPAMAKALRMPDHVEGPAATCLAEA, from the coding sequence ATGAGCGTCTTCATTGCAGCCCTTCCCATGTACGACTGGCCCGAGGCCCGCGCCGAGGTCGACGCGCTATGGGCGTCGATGCGCGACCGGCTGCGGGCGGAGGGCATCGAGGCGCCCGAGGCGCTCTGCCGCCGCAACGGCGACCTGCCGGCCGTGCCGGGCGGCATCCGCGATGCGTCCGGCGCCGTGGTCGCGCCGGATCCCGCGACGCTGCCGCCGGACGAATTCGACCTGCCGACGCTGTGGCGGCACCCGGACCTGCTTCTTGCCCAGACCTGCTGGGGACCGATGAACGAGACCGGGCTGGGCGCCCTCGTGCAGGTGGTCGCCCAGCCGGATTATTCGGACGTCCCGGGCGGCGACGGGGCGTTCTATTCGAGCGCCATCGTGATGCGCGCCGGCGATCCGGGCGTGCCCGACGGCGACGTGACCCCGCCGCCGGACGGCGCGGCGCGCCTGCCGCTGGCGGCGATGCGCGGCCGACGGCTGGCCTTCAACGAGAAGCACTCGATGTCGGGCTGGGTGGCGCTTTCGGCGGACCTCCGCGCAGCCGGCGCGGACGTCGCGGTGTTTCCCGGGCTCGTGGCGACCGGCGGCCACCGGGCCTCGATGCAGGCCGTCGCGCAGGGCAGGGCGGATCTCTGCGCGGTGGATTGCCGCAGCCTCGCGCTGGCGCGTCGCTTCGAGCCCGATGTCGCGCACCTGCGCGTCGCCGGATGGACGGCGAAGCGGCTCGGGCTGCCCTATGTCGTCGCGCGACGACTGGCGCATCTGGCGCCGGCGATGGCAAAGGCGCTGCGCATGCCCGACCATGTCGAAGGTCCTGCCGCGACCTGCCTTGCAGAAGCATAG
- a CDS encoding endonuclease domain-containing protein has translation MAPRSGDGEGGSRRGSRRKAGATEHARVMRQDGTREEALLWIELKARRLGGFHFVRQLPIGPYIADFACRRARLIVEVDGSQHAGSGHDQRRDGYLRREGWSTIRFWNEDILRRRTAVCETILAALDGRLSEDVVAGDLRFVFASSEPTSKRTELTS, from the coding sequence GTGGCGCCGCGCAGCGGCGACGGAGAGGGGGGAAGCCGCCGCGGATCACGCCGCAAAGCGGGCGCGACCGAACACGCCCGCGTCATGCGGCAGGACGGCACCCGTGAAGAGGCACTGCTCTGGATCGAACTCAAGGCCAGGCGCCTCGGAGGGTTTCACTTCGTCCGCCAACTGCCGATCGGACCGTACATCGCCGATTTCGCCTGTCGCCGGGCAAGACTGATCGTCGAGGTCGACGGCAGCCAGCACGCCGGCAGCGGGCACGATCAGCGCCGCGACGGCTATCTTCGGCGCGAAGGCTGGTCGACGATCCGGTTCTGGAACGAAGACATCCTTCGCCGACGCACCGCCGTCTGCGAAACCATCCTGGCCGCACTCGACGGCCGCCTTTCCGAAGACGTCGTCGCAGGGGATCTGCGCTTCGTGTTCGCCTCGTCTGAACCCACGTCCAAACGCACGGAACTCACCTCATGA
- a CDS encoding helix-turn-helix domain-containing protein — protein MVDKRDLSGLFRERLRVLLARSGKNQSAFASDVGIDRSALSQLLSGASPRLPRAETLLNIAAEHRVSLDWLMGLSQDEGLTGEMRETFEMEEATGGYDGTPLARWHAEAAGTKIRYVPAGIPDLLRTEALIDFESDVSLRSREVQAGETQYRIDYTRRPETDMEICMPRHALEIFAAGMGVWSGFPAEARRAQLRHMAGLLDELYPAVRLYLYDGRQRYSLPYTIFGPYRAAIYAGDVYLVLNSTAAIRALTRHFDNLIRGAVVNAHEAARFAAEMESGIR, from the coding sequence ATGGTCGACAAACGAGACCTTTCCGGCCTGTTCCGGGAGCGACTGCGGGTGCTGCTCGCCCGCTCCGGCAAGAACCAGTCGGCCTTCGCTTCCGACGTCGGCATCGACCGGTCGGCGCTGTCGCAACTCCTGTCGGGTGCCTCCCCGCGGTTGCCGCGGGCCGAGACGCTGTTGAACATCGCCGCCGAGCATCGCGTCTCCCTCGACTGGCTGATGGGGCTCAGCCAGGACGAGGGGCTGACCGGCGAAATGCGCGAGACCTTCGAGATGGAGGAGGCCACGGGCGGCTATGACGGAACGCCGCTCGCGCGCTGGCACGCCGAGGCCGCCGGCACCAAGATCCGCTACGTGCCGGCCGGCATTCCCGACCTGCTGCGGACCGAGGCGCTGATCGACTTCGAGTCCGACGTGTCGCTGCGCAGCCGCGAGGTCCAGGCCGGCGAGACGCAGTACCGCATCGACTACACGCGCCGGCCCGAGACCGACATGGAGATCTGCATGCCGCGCCATGCGCTGGAGATCTTTGCCGCCGGCATGGGCGTCTGGTCGGGCTTTCCGGCGGAAGCACGGCGCGCGCAGCTGCGCCACATGGCCGGGCTTCTCGACGAACTCTACCCCGCCGTGCGGCTCTATCTCTACGACGGACGGCAGCGGTACTCCCTGCCCTACACGATCTTCGGCCCCTACCGGGCGGCGATCTATGCCGGCGACGTCTACCTCGTCCTGAACTCCACCGCCGCGATCCGTGCACTCACGCGCCACTTCGACAATCTCATCCGCGGCGCGGTGGTCAACGCGCATGAGGCGGCGCGTTTCGCGGCGGAGATGGAATCCGGCATCCGTTGA